The Panicum hallii strain FIL2 chromosome 5, PHallii_v3.1, whole genome shotgun sequence genome contains the following window.
TGTGTTTTGCAGTGGTCTGGTGGAGCATTTAATCAAACTAAATCTACATATACATTCGGACAAAATTGATCCACAAGAAGAGCATGGAAACACGTCATGCTATGCATCAACATTCTACAGTATGCACAGCTCAGGCATCTTATTTTGCTGATTATTCGAATACAGCATCATTCCTACCAACTGAACAATTTCTCTGCAGTTAATCAGCCGTTGAGTGCATCAAGTAGCCCTCAAGCAATGTAAACCTTGCAAACATGTCAACCGACTCTGTGTAAACAAATTTACAGTAGGGAGCTATCCCCATGTTCCAAAGTTTCTACCAAAGCTTCAAGAAGTCAGGGATCTGGAATGTCTGAAGAGGGAAGAAACCTCATCAGAAAGCTTGAGAGGGACCATACACAAATAACGCCAAGAATTTGAAGAACAGTCAGTAATGCTCCTAATGAGTTCATGATAGCCAGAGTTTGATTTGTTGTCTCTGTTCCTCTGACAGAAAATGTGAGTGCCGTCACCAGCTGAGCTGCCCGGTTCAGTTGGTGAAGCCTGTACACCTGGAAACAGGAGGGAAAACATATGCTGAGAACTTATTGAGAGCATCATGTAACATTTAAGTGCTAATCCATCCATATAAAAACATAAACATGCAATTGCTTGATCATCTAGGTGAGAAACAGCATTGCATAGACAGTCCATGCTCATTATTAACCATGATTGAAAACACTGCAAGCACCTATACCTTAGATGGGGGTAGCGAGATGTTAACAACACAGATCTACAGACCAACAAGGAATTTGAATATGTCATTCTCAAAATTCTGCTTGTTGTCTTTAAACACTTTGGATTAAAAAAATTTAGATCAACACAACAATATTATTGCTTACCATTGAATGGTTTTCCAAAAGCCTCAAATGTTTTGGTCTTTGCGACTCAACATGTCCAAAGGATGAACAACAGAGAACCATTTGTCCGTATTTTGCATAAATAAAAATATCATAAATTTATCCACTAGACTACTTCAGTGGATTATATTTCTTGTTTTCCACATTTCCTTGACACGGTTGCTGCCATTCTATTCTTCAAAATGCTTCCCCAGAATTACTTGATATACTGAAAATCACTCCCAAGTCCCAAAACCCAAACATCAGGTATGATTGATCAGATCACAGACTAAAAAGATGGAATAAAAGGATCTACGGTTTGCACCTATCCAAACTTGACTATAACCAGAAAGCACAACTAATAACACACTCAATTCGCGATGCAATCATACCAAGATGAATTTAAGAACAAAAATTACCTTGAAGATAATAGGGATAACTGGCCAAGAAGGTGATTTCCGATGCCGTGCATACTGTTCGAATGCAAACTGTACAACAAGTCCAACCAAATAAGGGGCAAGAGTCGCTGATGCTGCTGGTCCAGTCCAGGGCCACACCATGCCCATTGTTAAAAGTGGTATTATCAAGCTCAGAACCATCGTTGTAACTGAGGAAATACGGAAAAATCTGGATTTTGACCAAATGTAACTCTTTGGTGCTACTTGCTGCAGAGGTCTCCAGACTTTATCAATCAAGAAGACAAAAATTGCAACTCCTCCATAAAACAAAGCCTCGGTAAAGAATAATATAAGAAAGTCTgcaaacaagaataagaaatcCATCAAGTAATGCATTTGTCTGACCGTGGAAGGTGATATTGCTGATCTTCTTTAGTAAATATGTCAAATTCTAACAACAGAATTATGTGAAAGAAGCCTAGGATCATTTAGGCCATATATAGTAACACTATGAATAGTATCTGGGCGGAGGGGGCCTGCAAGATATCGAGCAATGCAGGACCAACCTCTCTCTTGTATTTACTATAATTACTTATATGTGCCTTCTGTCACAAACGAATGCTAAAAAGAGAGAGAATATGATAGGGTAAACAGCATACTGTTTTTCATCTATTATTACTAACTACATGGAACTAGAGATGCATAGATCTAAGTTTACTACTGGAAATATGCAATTGATGCACACATGAGAGAAATTATTATCATTATTGAAACAACCATAATGTACAAAGGAAACACCACCATCCTGAAACTACCAAAGAAAGCATACCTGTCAACAAGGAATCCTCAAACACGGCAGAGAGCACTTTGCGCAAGTAAAGAGATGGAAGAACCAAGAACGACACAAGGATAGTTGGGCCAATAAACCAAACTAATCTAGATGCTTCCTTGCCAGGATGCGGCACACTCTCCACAGTTGTCTTTTGGAAGCTCCTTCCTTGAAACGAGATGAATCCTGGTTTTCCAGCACCTCTGCCAGTGAAGTAGGAAGAGCTTTCAGATGCAGGGGCCACTTTAGCATCACTTTCTGTCTCTTGTGAAACCAGCGTGTCCGAGGTAAGTGAAACGACTGGCTCCTGCTTATCAGTAGCAGCAAAGAATATAGGAGGCTTAATATGAAACCTTCCATCATGGTTGCCTGCTCTGCTTAAAACTTGGCCTGTTAGCGTGTAGTAAAAGATCAGCACAAAGCACTACACTACTACTTGAATTCAGCAAAGTGCTTCCGGAAAAGCAGATGGGTACCTTTTAGAGTACCTAAATGCTGTGTCGTACTTCCATTGACTCTCTGAATTGGAAATGGCCTCGCAAACTGAGATACATAAGCCATGAAAGTACACTTGTCAGTACAAGTATATAACTAAATCAAACAATTTTAAGCATCTCTTCAAGTTAATATCATGCGGAATTACACAGGTATATGGGGTATAGACTAGGCATTTGTGACTGTGGGCATGTGAAGCAAACTCTGGATGTTCTCTCTCTAAAATTTCATGAGACTCATTGCCATGTGGCCACCACACCAAGAGAGATTTGAGTCTTCCTTCCGGCTGGATCCTATGTATATGTACGAGGGATTCTACGAGCGTGCACCAAATGAAATAGCCAAAAACACCTACCGAATTCCCGGCCAATAAACaactatactaaacaagcagaAGTCAGGGGATAAATTCAAGGTGttttgaggaggaggaggaggaggaggaggaggggaggaaTTGCCTTGGAACAGGAGTAAGCAAGGGAGCCGAATCGGCAGCGAGGacaggcggaggaggcgggcgcCGACGGGTAGGCGGCCCTCGGGCGGAGCCGGAGGGCGGGGCTTGCCACGGCGGCCATCGGCGTCCGCCTTCCGTTGTGTTATCCGTAGTAGTGGGCGATTGGGGCGGCAGGCCGGCAGCAGGTGGGGCGGACGGTGAGTGGGACGGGCGCCGCCGCACCACGCACGCGCACAGTCGCAGAGCTGCTGGGGGAGTGCGGCCGCTGGGCTCGGCTTGGCCCGGTCCGTTTGGTGCCTCGTGAGCGTCCGCACAGCAAAGGTGTGTGGTGGCCGCTCTGTCATTGGCCGAGATTGGGCTGAGGGAATGAGGTAGGCTGTGCGGTGGATAGGCCAAGTAGGATTTCCGTCTGCTGTCCGAGCCCGCTGCTGCAATCCGTCCACATCGAGTGTCCAATCCTGtattttcagaaaaaaaatcCAAATTACTCTCCTCAGATATGGACAAAGTCTGGATAACCTTCTTAACTATCTTTCTTTTAAACTAtattatttagttcaatttatcttttaatacaatttatatttttatttctTCACGTAAAAGTGGAATTTTAATTTAACATTTAGCAGGGTTGTAGTGGGCATCATAtgttaaaaatatattttaaattTTTCATCATTATCTTTTTATAATTTTGCATCAGAAGGGTTAATTTATTATTAAACATCATAGCTTATCAAAATAATGATGAAAAGATTTGAGCGTAAATTGGACCAAATGATATAGTTTAGTGGGTAAATTGAACCAAAAGATAGTTTAGGGGGTTATCCGGACTTTAACAATACTTGAGGGGAGTAATAAGAACTTTTCCTTTGAAACATGGTATATAGACATGGACGCTGGGTATGAAAACTAGCATAGGAAGCATATGTAAAGGCCCACGGTGATTAATTGGCATTTTAGTTTGGTCCAAATCAAAGTGTTCTAAGTCCAATCAAATTGATCGAAAAAGTATTAACATCAAATAAGTAAATCATGAAAATACATTTCATAACGAATTATACTCATTTGATATCGGTGCTTTTTATAAGCTTGTTCACCCTTAGAATCGTTTAACTTAAACCAAGTTGCTTAATATTTTAGGACTAAAGTAGTATGTGTATTTAAAAAGGAAAAGTATATATATAGACAGACTTAGGATGACAAAAAGTAGCACGCGTTACAAAGTGAAAACCAGGCGCCACAAAACTGTAATCACACGCAGAAAGAGCCCTGGACGTCGCACACACAGATACATTCCCGTTAGGCACGAGCCTGCACAGCTACCGGGAACGGTGCATATGCCATCGCACGCGGGACCTCTCTCATCATACCGATATAGGCACGTAACATTTGCTTCttagatcttcttcttcctcggaaAAGTTTCACACGTCGGCCTGCGAGGACTCCATGGGCTGGATGATGCCCGAAGCCGCGCTCCGTCCGCCCTCGCGCACGCTGTTCTCCGCGAACCGCACGCTCCCGGTGTTGTACCCCTTGTCGCGCTCCTCCGCCGTCCACTCCCGGTTGTAGTAGTCCTCCGCCGTCACCCCCGGGCGCGGCCCCGCCAGCATGCCGCCCCACTGCGGGAAATAGATGAGCGCGGTGGGTAGCGTGCACGCGATGATCATGACCCCCATGTACATGATCCCCGTCTCCGTCTTGTACTTGGTGCCGTGGAAGAAGATGTACTGCGTCAGCACGGCGCccacgctgccgccgccgcccgtcatGCCGTTGACGAGCCCCAGCGCCCTCCGCGAGACGAAGGGCACGACGCCGAAGGTGAGGCCCTCGGCGGCCTGCACGAACAGGGAGAAGACGATCATGACGGACACGGACGCGGCGAAGGAGCCGCTCACGAGGCCGAGCACGATGCACAGCACGCCCTCGATGGTCTGGATGGCCCACAGCCCCCACAGCCTGCCGCGCATGCCGAACCGTCTGGAGAGCCCGTCGGACAGGCTCCCGCCGACGGGGCGGGAGACGAGGTTCACCAACCCGAAGCTGGCGGCGATGAGCCCGGCCGTCTGGAGGTTGACGCCGAAGAGGTCGAAGAAGTACTGCGCGATGATGTTGTTCACGGTCAGCTCCACGCCGAAGCAGTAGCCGTACAGGAGCGCCAGGATCCAGGCCCGGTAGTTGCCGACGCCGTGGCGGAGCACGCTGCCGACGCTGGCCTTGTGCATTTCCCCGCTCTTGTGCAGCTTCCGGTAGTTGCCGTCGGGCATGTCCTGCCCGAACGCCAGCACCGCGATGGCCGAGCACGACTGCATAAAAGCCGGGATGAAGAACGCCAGGCGCCACGCCGTGAACGGCGTGCTCCCAGCCTTGAGGATGGCCTGGTACACCAGCGGCATGAGCAGCTgcacgacgccgccgccgaggtTGCCCCACCCGCCGGCGTAACCGTTGGCCAGCCCGACCTTGTTGGACGAGAACATGGAGCTCATCCAGAACTGCGTGGACACGAACGACGCGAGCGCGATGCCCGTGAAGAAGCGCACGAGCaggaacgccgccgccgagtTCATGATGGACGAGCAGTAGACGGCGGGCGTGGTGAGGAGGATGATGGCCGCCGACGCGAGGCGGGGCCCCACCAGGTCGCACGCCGTGCCCATGGCGAGGCGCGCGAACACCGCGCCGGACACGGACGCGATCCCGGCGTTGCCGATGTCCGTGGCCGTGAGGTCCAGCGTGTCGCGGATgagcggcagcagcggcggggCCGCGAAGGTGGACACGAAGCAGCAGAAGAAGGAGAACCACGCCATGTGGAAGGCGCTCATGTGCGGCCTCGCGAAGGAGAAGAGCCAGAACTCGGTGGCCTTGTTGTCGGAGTCCACCGGCATTCGGAACCGCGGCTTGGAGGACGCCGTCTCGGCGCCCTCCAcccccatcgccgccggctTGAACTCGCCCTCCGCCGCCATGCCAGCTCAGTGTCTCACTCTTTTACCAATACCTCCCAACAACTACAGGTGGTGGTACTGTGAATAATCTGTACTTGGCTGTAGGGCTGCAACCCTGGGCCGTGTTTATATAGCGCGACGGAGCCGGGAGCGCGCGCAGGTGGCCAGATCGGGCACCGTGTTTGGGGACGGCGAGGGGGCAACGGAAAATGAATAAAGATTTGACGCGCCAGGCAGGGTGATCCTATGGGGCCATCGGAAGGCCGGCGTGCTCCGTTGCACCGCCGCTGGTGGATGGCACGCGATGCCGCGGCTCTCTGAGGTTTTGTTGGTGAGCGGGTTGGCATGTCGCCTGATGGCGGGCAGTTGCGCCTCCCTCTGACTTTTGGTGGTTTGGAGTTGGAGGCCACCTACCTACATCAGGTCAGGTCCCACCGTCCCAGAGCCCAGGAGAGCCGGGATCCCCTCGTTGGCAATGCATGGCACCTGCAGAGTGTTACTGGCCAGTTTCTTTGGAGTTCGGACGAGACTCCTCTGGACACAGTGCCTGGCCAATGACGGGTGGGTTCGAACCCACACGTCAGTGACTCAACTGCATAGGGCTGCAGTATATATCAGATGATGGACAGGAGCTCAGCTCATGGATCCACCGGAGTATCATCGATTCCCGTCTGCCAAGCATTCAGCTTGGTGACTACGTTAGTCTCTAGCAACCTTAACTCGGTAAGACCGGCGTCCCAACATGTGATTTGGGAAACGATGAACGGTCGGCAGCTGATGAAGATCAATGATCATGACAAGACAGGCATGTTCTACGGGCGTATAGCAAATAGATAGAGCATAATGTTTATCAAAAAGAAAGAACAGATAGAGCATAATTACACATGAATGTGATTACGCACAATTCATGGCaactgcccccccccccccccccccccccccccccccctacaGAATGTCAAACCCTGACCAGATATGCAGCTCGAATCCAATGGGTCCGTCACATGGATGGATGGAATGGACGACCCGATCAACATGGGCATGCCTGGCATGGCCTTCAACTCCTCCATAGCGGCGACCCGAGCTGCAGGTGAATGTGGCAACTCGATCGATCGGTGGCCTGTGGGCTGTTCCTGGGACTCCGTGGCCTGTTGCGTCGTTGCTGGATCCATCACTGTCGCATCCAACACTCATGCTGTCCGAGCTTAGTTGTATTTGTTTGGTCCGTCGTCGGATTGAGACGGGCCCTGGTGCTGTATGATTGTTTTagattttatttggattcaaatTCTAATGGGTGAAAGTGCTAAATTTTAGTACTAGCTTATCTAAATAGAAGTGTTAATAGAGTGGGCTAAATTTTAGTTAAGATTGTAAAATTTTAGCATGTGCATAAGTGCTAATATGTGCTATAATTTAGCACTCAATTTTAGTTACTCCAAACAGACCTTATACTATTAGTGTTGACGGATGGGCCGTCTCTCTTGTGTTTTGTTTTTTAATAAAAAGAACATTATTGGTCTTTATCATCATCGCACCGATGTGATGCCCCCTCTGCCAATAGTAAACTCCTCGCTGTGTACTTATGCGCATCCTCAATAGTCAAGATTCATGAGCAAATAAAGAGGTGTTTGATTCCGGAGGGCTAAATTTTAGCCCTGTCACATAAAAAGAATTTTATTATTTATGAGCattaaataaagtttaattGCAAAAGTATATTAATCTATGATTAGTGCATGGTTACTGTAGCACTACTGTAGcaaatcatagattaattaggctcattaaattcatctcacgaattagcacccatttgtgaaaaaaaattataaatatattttatttaatacttctaaatggtAAGATTTTCTTTGATGTGACAAGGCGAACTAAACGGGTCTAAATAACATTGGCACGTTGCATATACCACCCTGTAAGTTTACCTGGAGTTGCAGGTACGATAATTGTTTCTTCCTGACACTTCAAAATCAGGAAGAGCCGTGGACCGAAAGGTTTTAAAACTCACCCGTGCCAAATAAAATTGGCCGTTAATTAAGAAAGAGACGTCTGATGCTTGCACTGTGACTGACAGAGTGGGAACGCAGGAGCCCAAGCATGATCGAGCTATACTGAACGAAGACCGCACCTTTTGACACATCAGCTGCCATGTCAGTCCCATGTGTCAATCGCCCGTAAGTAAGCGGGCCAGAATTGCATCATATTTGGATCACATatgtcagggaccccctcgtcGAGCATGGCTTGAATGATTATATCCCGCTGCTCCGTCGGCTAGCTGGTCCGATGCTATATATTTCTCATCAACAATGGGGTTCTTTGGAAATTTTGGTACGACGACACCTACCTTGTACATCGCTCGTACTAGAGCTGTATGTCACCATCTAGTGTACTTGTATATTCTGACTACCCGTGTCTTGCGCCCGCAGCCATGACAAAGACGCTAGTGGGCTAAATCATTCGAGACTACTACATTCGAGTGCATGGGGCGTGATGGGCCGCAGCTATGTGGGATGCAATTCTTTCTTTGTCGCGTTATGCCAGTGAAATTCTTATTTATCGGTCGTCCGGTGCAAGTAAGGTCACCTACGAGACTAATCACTATATGTTTCCAATAAACATCAAATTCTTACTACAGCTCAAGCATATATAATGGTTAGCCCACCGTAAAAATTTTACCATAACTGGACTATAGAAACTGTAGCTATGAATTAATTACAGaaaatatatatctaaaagtacaacaaattttttactaaattatatcatatcatataTTCACTGCATATATCTACTCACGTGAAATCTAACAAAATTGGATTTTctatttataattttttatttactataattttttaaagattccgaaaaaataaatataaaagaaaaagagaaaaaccAGCTAGGGAAGTTACTATCCGGTATCACGAGTCCAAGAAATATAGACGACGGATGATTTTATTGTTTTGGGAGAAAATACAGATTCATCCTAAAATTGAGCGAGGTAAAAGAAACTTTTCCTAATCTCGATGGAAGACATAGTATCGATGGCCCGCACCAGCTTTTGCCGTGCTAGGCTTTCCTTCAAGAAGAAACTACCATATGGCTGCACAAACAAACATAAAAACAACACATAACCAATTTCACGGGAGGAAAGCAACTGAGAAGCGAACCAACAAGCTACCTTCTTACTTGCAAGAAGCTGCAGAGTCATGCATGTGTGCTATGTTACGATAATTGGGATGAAACTGCACAGCGTATATTTTCGTATTGCCCTTTCTCTGAAAAATGCTGGAACTTTCGCAAAAGAAATGCTGGAACTCAACGAACCTGCAGATTCATGACAACTATCCAGGATATGAGAATCTGCAATCACTCAAGAGTCAGAAGATCATAATTCCTATGGCTGCGCATCCTTTCTTCATGGAGACCATAATTCCTATGTCTTGGAGTATGTAGTCGACTATGAATGGCCTCATCTTtgacaatcaccatcacaatttattAGAGTCAAAAGATGCAGAGAAATATTCAAGAAAGATAGTCATGGTTATCCGGCAAAGAAGAAATATTTCCCTGAAATAGTGCAATGGCTAGATTCATGATGTACTTTtgcttcctttttcttttccttttcttttgacatgtatccttaacttttttttttgaatttcaaTATATAACCAGTAGGGGGCATGAAGCATCCCCTCATCAGAgatgactaaatgtgatacaaatatcagttccaggaggctgataacatatttattacatcagatggttcattaccgtacaaaccgttgAGATAGCGGCCACTGAAGCGTCACTATCATAAGGGACAATATAAGAACTAAAAAgtcaaactaaagtgccaacgaCATCTAAGATAatatcagagtcttgcgccatggtaagcttcctgtggagaccctgaaccacaggcaaggttgggtgcaggacggcgacctactcgacgtcttcagaaACGAAGTtgggatcctcctctgtaaaaactaagcaagagtgagtacatacgtactcaacaagtccgaccacacccacggagggggataataaaTATCATGCACATGATATATCAAGaataaggctagggttcatttacgATAAAgaaagattttacacatgcaagggttcatttaataaaagagttttctcaaaatatttctgtagtaatcgaataataagtggagTTGATCATACACAAAGGATCTAAGTTTTAATGCTGCCTGACTCCACATCCatagtagctcacggcacaactgccagaCACTTTCAAACAACtcatgccacaaaaccaaccatcccaaaatatcgattgaagtgaccatgccgtaactcgtccaataccgtggacacggctattcgaatagactttacactctgcagaagttgtacactttacccacaagtagggtaccgcactacgaacaccttagtgtcgctgcggatcctaataaagccattacccaccttagctgaatctaactagccaacacggaagcaaccatggggttaatgacctatcaacaaagtcataaccgggacataacttacacagatcgtattccttctccatgatctctcattgctcaccagctctccttttggctagcagaacaactagtggggtttatgctaagccgttgcccacacaatgGTCGAGtagttgtacgataagtgggttaggcaagatgacacctcagttcatccttacattgacaagacggacatctcccaaccatgctcaaccacaaaggtacaagctcactagtggtatttcacacaggaaatactgtccatctcatcaggttatatcttttttcttatttttccGAAAATCCCGtcttatcttttaaaacactcacacctttatttttgataaagcgcgttatggtcatgattaaaatataataaatgGAATAAcaggtcctaagcatctctagcagtagttaacgtccaacagagcaaatcctatatagacattaacctaggtcatcaaggaatagtcataacaatcaaggggtggctatccaaccatgtattgcaataaaacaatgcattttataaaacgggCCAATAGGttatgtttataaaactgggataaatatgcatcaaaggatggattggacttgccgttcTCAAAGCCTTCTGGAAGCTCCTCCttgaggtacgggtcttcgggctccggctcgcgatACTACTcatcggtcacaccgtcggctacgacacacaaacaatcatacaataaaaacaaagttcgccaacgagcttaaaaaaagagaggaaaataaagagcttcgattaaaaaaaatagagaagactattacatttgtcggatgtggatcctgagacttggagaaaatatttggaaatgatgcgtggtggagtttggagtcgattcggaacaaaatatcgcatgaactgatgagttaaattcatttagggagtagtttaaaaggatgaggacctatttgtaacgaaataaagagatagaaggagctccGATTAAACatttgttatcgccataatttgactgggccaaaggatgggccgagagcaacatgggctgaaggagatcatcgtgacagtttgcgaatcggctcttgtgcgagcgtattaagggccgggatggccgtgtatctagtaaggatagttttaaacatagtaagttagagattgcatcataatcagctagggttagttaaaaagatcaagtctccggactataaatatgtatcgtgagattcaacaATCAATCATCCAACATTCACagcaaactctcggcgcatcgccaccccttttcTAAGGGTTTCTCCAgataatcgacatgctgctccgatcatgttccgcatggtcggggcagcatcgcatttatctgcttatctttgtgtttctcgtgctgaagcgttgttgatgacgagtaacactagttatcttaaacgattatgatactgcattagtTCTTAATAGTAGATCTATGCCTTGTTTGCTGTTAGTAATCGTTTAGTTGCCCTTGCGCGCAATTCCAGGTGTAAGGGcaacaccttgctctgttttcgcctggtagatctaatctgttatggtagttctttgtactacaagaattcggtttaatatccgtatgattaggcccttcaaacgggttgaacattccggctgcatgatttgtgctttatggtaatctaaggagtGATTGTTTCGGGAATCCGCTTATtaattggtttttaggcctctttttaggttagcgtcctgttatctttcatgttcgttaggcttaaccacgtgtaggatgttccggttgcacggtgaagacttttactgtcgtagattggattagcttggtaattacagagcatgcttttatcttttctatcagATTCGTACAAGACATTCGAgtattaatagatccgatctgttaaacggatgcaatcggcttcttttagccgattctgagggttacccgaaggtccaacctggtacaagGACAGGTCCGACCCAGTGTAGAGGCTCCATtggctcttctagccgatcttggaagtcattttaagagccggtcgcggctcggactaatgtttgacgtggctgtgcatgcagggaaacaactgataacgacttctacaccttcctaatcaggtataggtcaggtggcacgcttagcacttcaccaagccagggcgtgtggcggacttctgggccgttgaccgagggactgggATCCACCAGCCGTCTctgaagcctcccggctcctcgtgttgcctgtcgctgctcgccggtgggt
Protein-coding sequences here:
- the LOC112895710 gene encoding high-affinity nitrate transporter 2.3-like — its product is MGVEGAETASSKPRFRMPVDSDNKATEFWLFSFARPHMSAFHMAWFSFFCCFVSTFAAPPLLPLIRDTLDLTATDIGNAGIASVSGAVFARLAMGTACDLVGPRLASAAIILLTTPAVYCSSIMNSAAAFLLVRFFTGIALASFVSTQFWMSSMFSSNKVGLANGYAGGWGNLGGGVVQLLMPLVYQAILKAGSTPFTAWRLAFFIPAFMQSCSAIAVLAFGQDMPDGNYRKLHKSGEMHKASVGSVLRHGVGNYRAWILALLYGYCFGVELTVNNIIAQYFFDLFGVNLQTAGLIAASFGLVNLVSRPVGGSLSDGLSRRFGMRGRLWGLWAIQTIEGVLCIVLGLVSGSFAASVSVMIVFSLFVQAAEGLTFGVVPFVSRRALGLVNGMTGGGGSVGAVLTQYIFFHGTKYKTETGIMYMGVMIIACTLPTALIYFPQWGGMLAGPRPGVTAEDYYNREWTAEERDKGYNTGSVRFAENSVREGGRSAASGIIQPMESSQADV
- the LOC112895206 gene encoding uncharacterized protein LOC112895206, translated to MAAVASPALRLRPRAAYPSAPASSACPRCRFGSLAYSCSKFARPFPIQRVNGSTTQHLGTLKGQVLSRAGNHDGRFHIKPPIFFAATDKQEPVVSLTSDTLVSQETESDAKVAPASESSSYFTGRGAGKPGFISFQGRSFQKTTVESVPHPGKEASRLVWFIGPTILVSFLVLPSLYLRKVLSAVFEDSLLTDFLILFFTEALFYGGVAIFVFLIDKVWRPLQQVAPKSYIWSKSRFFRISSVTTMVLSLIIPLLTMGMVWPWTGPAASATLAPYLVGLVVQFAFEQYARHRKSPSWPVIPIIFKVYRLHQLNRAAQLVTALTFSVRGTETTNQTLAIMNSLGALLTVLQILGVICVWSLSSFLMRFLPSSDIPDP